One window of Medicago truncatula cultivar Jemalong A17 chromosome 2, MtrunA17r5.0-ANR, whole genome shotgun sequence genomic DNA carries:
- the LOC25487909 gene encoding uncharacterized protein isoform X2 encodes MENKNGNDNGCCSLSDCLEELLNFTLNSQSHLLNLSTQFCSTLLKRDPSSSYHSHDSFEGVPSYPLYSRLASALLRCIDSQVFCNTISLDMMNNEFENSSMQQKHNEWHKLIVEKGSEIVNVFKSVSFQIHVQEPFFTQLKDGLKTIEGRCATGKYTRIELGNRILLNKSLVFEVQGVRWHPSFFDMLTTESLGEVLPGIESVEEGVKIYRRFYTEQMEQTNGVLAITVSKLPVQPYTSLASLFSGLSYEGVQGLLGLMHTTGTVPNALPPPRSTLLASFNIPCNLSENALTLGARALAKHGCRSSSGYWGSLVGNGVHIWIGMEDHIT; translated from the exons atggaaaacaaaaatGGTAATGATAATGGGTGTTGTTCCCTGAGTGATTGTTTGGAAGAGCTTCTAAACTTCACTCTCAATTCCCAATCTCACCTTCTCAATCTATCAACCCAATTCTGCTCCACTCTCCTCAAACGTGATCCATCCTCTTCTTATCACTCACATG ATTCTTTTGAAGGTGTTCCATCATATCCTTTATACAGCCGTCTTGCTTCAGCTCTGTTGAGGTGTATTGATTCTCAAGTGTTTTGTAATACAATCTCTTTAGACATGATGAacaatgaatttgaaaattcttccatgcaacaaaaacacaatGAATGGCATAAGTTGATTGTGGAGAAGGGATCTGAAATAGTGAAT GTTTTCAAGAGTGTTTCCTTTCAAATTCATGTTCAAGAGCCTTTTTTTACACAGCTAAAAG ATGGCCTGAAAACAATTGAGGGGAGGTGTGCCACTGGCAAATACACcag GATTGAATTAGGAAATCGGATTCTCCTAAATAAATCTTTGGTGTTTGAAGTTCAG GGAGTAAGGTGGCATCCTTCATTCTTTGACATGTTGACGACAGAAAGTCTTGGAGAAGTTCTTCCAGGAATTGAAAGTGTCGAAGAAG GTGTAAAGATCTATCGGAGGTTTTACACAGAACAGATGGAACAGACAAATGGCGTTCTTGCAATCACTGTTTCAAAACTCCCGGTTCAACCATACACTTCTTTGGCTAGCTTATTTTCT GGATTGAGCTATGAGGGTGTTCAAGGTCTTCTCGGTCTAATGCATACCACTGGGACAGTTCCTAATGCACTTCCACCGCCAAGATCAACTCTGTTAGCCTCATTTAATATCCCATGCAATTTAAGT GAAAATGCCTTGACTCTTGGAGCTCGGGCATTGGCCAAGCATGGATGTAGGAGTAGCAGTGGTTATTGGGGTTCTCTTGTTGGTAATG GTGTTCACATTTGGATTGGTATGGAGGACCATATCACATAA
- the LOC25487909 gene encoding uncharacterized protein isoform X1: protein MENKNGNDNGCCSLSDCLEELLNFTLNSQSHLLNLSTQFCSTLLKRDPSSSYHSHDSFEGVPSYPLYSRLASALLRCIDSQVFCNTISLDMMNNEFENSSMQQKHNEWHKLIVEKGSEIVNVFKSVSFQIHVQEPFFTQLKDGLKTIEGRCATGKYTRIELGNRILLNKSLVFEVQGVRWHPSFFDMLTTESLGEVLPGIESVEEGVKIYRRFYTEQMEQTNGVLAITVSKLPVQPYTSLASLFSGLSYEGVQGLLGLMHTTGTVPNALPPPRSTLLASFNIPCNLSENALTLGARALAKHGCRSSSGYWGSLVGNDSNKNRLAVDVINNLIAQCCWMNIHTVAPHGVVFEIRVADGYGARWTEDGSKFIGFLEPYMQDGHSKGWKH, encoded by the exons atggaaaacaaaaatGGTAATGATAATGGGTGTTGTTCCCTGAGTGATTGTTTGGAAGAGCTTCTAAACTTCACTCTCAATTCCCAATCTCACCTTCTCAATCTATCAACCCAATTCTGCTCCACTCTCCTCAAACGTGATCCATCCTCTTCTTATCACTCACATG ATTCTTTTGAAGGTGTTCCATCATATCCTTTATACAGCCGTCTTGCTTCAGCTCTGTTGAGGTGTATTGATTCTCAAGTGTTTTGTAATACAATCTCTTTAGACATGATGAacaatgaatttgaaaattcttccatgcaacaaaaacacaatGAATGGCATAAGTTGATTGTGGAGAAGGGATCTGAAATAGTGAAT GTTTTCAAGAGTGTTTCCTTTCAAATTCATGTTCAAGAGCCTTTTTTTACACAGCTAAAAG ATGGCCTGAAAACAATTGAGGGGAGGTGTGCCACTGGCAAATACACcag GATTGAATTAGGAAATCGGATTCTCCTAAATAAATCTTTGGTGTTTGAAGTTCAG GGAGTAAGGTGGCATCCTTCATTCTTTGACATGTTGACGACAGAAAGTCTTGGAGAAGTTCTTCCAGGAATTGAAAGTGTCGAAGAAG GTGTAAAGATCTATCGGAGGTTTTACACAGAACAGATGGAACAGACAAATGGCGTTCTTGCAATCACTGTTTCAAAACTCCCGGTTCAACCATACACTTCTTTGGCTAGCTTATTTTCT GGATTGAGCTATGAGGGTGTTCAAGGTCTTCTCGGTCTAATGCATACCACTGGGACAGTTCCTAATGCACTTCCACCGCCAAGATCAACTCTGTTAGCCTCATTTAATATCCCATGCAATTTAAGT GAAAATGCCTTGACTCTTGGAGCTCGGGCATTGGCCAAGCATGGATGTAGGAGTAGCAGTGGTTATTGGGGTTCTCTTGTTGGTAATG ATTCTAATAAAAACAGGCTTGCAGTCGATGTTATTAACAACTTAATAGCACAATGTTGTTGGATGAATATACACACTGTCGCGCCACATGGAGTTGTCTTTGAAATAAGGGTTGCTGATGGATATGGTGCGCGTTGGACAGAAGATGGAAGTAAG TTCATTGGGTTTTTAGAGCCATACATGCAAGATGGTCACTCCAAGGGATGGAAACACTAG